The nucleotide window CCACACTCACCAGCTTGAGGTCCATGTTGGAGGAGCGGATGGCCTCGGCCAGCGGTTGGTCTTTGTCCGGTTCAGCGGAGACGAGCAGCAGACGCGCCTTGCCGCGCACATGCACAAAGCTGGTGGCGCGATTATTTTGCGGCACCATGTCGCCCTTGGCTTCGATCACCGCACTGTAGCTGTAAAAGCCAGGTTGCTTGATCGTATCCTGGATGGTGAACACGTTTTTGCCTTTATCCAATTTCACCTTCTGCTCGCCGAGGTATTCATCGTTGCGGTATAGGCGCAGGGTGCCGTCTTGAGCCTGATCGGCATTGACCAGGATTTTAGCCTCAAACGGCTGATCTTCTTTGACGCGGTTTGGCAGCGTGAGTTTTTGCAACGACACATCGTTACCCCGCTCAACCCCCAGCGGCAGCACATCCACCGTTACTCCCAAAGGACGGGCGGCCAGCACTGACGCCAGGGCGTCCCCGGCATTTTCATTGCCGTCGGAAACCAGCACGATGCGTTTCTGCCCATGCTCGGGAAACGCAGCGGTGCCGAGCCGGATCGCGGCGGCGATATCCGTGCGCTGCGCGCCGACCACGGCGAGGACTTTATTATTGTTGGGGTCAATGGTTGCGGCGGGTGAAAATTCGATGGCGGCTTCAGAACCGAAAACCACCAGGCCGGCGTTGTCCACCTCCTTTTTGTCCTTGGCGGTTTCATTGACGTATTTGCGGGCGGCATCCTGTTGCTGGCTGGGAATGCTGTCCGAACGATCCAGGAGGTATAGGACATTGACTCCTTCGCGTGGTTTCATCCATTGGACACCGGCCATGGCAAACACCAAAAAGAAGATCACAACCAAGCGGATAACCAGGGACGTCCAGCGCCGCCAGGCACTCACCTGAACATCGGAACGCAACGCCCACCAAAGCACCCAGGCGACTGCCGGGAGCAGCAGCCACAGGAATTCAGGGTTGGTGAATTGGAAGTTCATGCGGGGGGAGCCCATTTGCCCGGTTGTCTGGGGATGCGGACTACTTTGAAGGTTGCTTGGGAATTTGTGGCTGCGTACCCCCTCACCCTAGCCCTCTCCCTCTGGGAGAGGGAATCGCGCAGCCGGCGGTTGAGAAATTCCAATGGCGCTTGGTCCGCGCTCGCGTGGTGAACTGATTCGCGGAAAGACTGATATGTTGCATGAAACTTTTGAGCACTTTCCCTCAGCCGGAGAACAGGCATCCTCTCCCCGAGGGAGAGGAAAGAGGTGAGGGGGTACGGACCCGTCGCATTATCCCAACCTGCATTCTCGTGAATCCCATCCGGCTTCCACCAAACCACCGTCCGCCGCCGGATCAGTTTTTGAACGCGGTGGTTCAAGGCATCGGCCACGTAAAGATTCCCTTGGGAATCCAGCGCGATTCCCCACGGGTTGTTGAACTGGCCGGGCCGCGTCCCAGGGCCACCCAAAATTTCGACCGGGCGATCCAGCGCGTTAAAAATCTGGATACGACTATTGCCAAACTCGCACACGTATTGGTACCCGGCGGCATCTACCCGGATATCATACGGATAACTCAACTCTCCCAAACCCGCACCGGCCCGGCCATACGCACGCAGCCATTTGCCATTGAGATCAAAAATTTGTACACGATGATTGCAGGAATCTGCAACGTAGATGCGATTCTGCGCGTCGAGACATAGCCCTTCCGCGCGGTTAAAGTACCCAGGCTGTTCCCCAGCCGCACCCCAGCCGCGCAAATACTTTTTGGTTACGGCGTCAAAAACCTGCACGCGGTCCGCCTGAGTGTATTCGCTCACGACGAAATCCCCACGGGAACTTACACCCACGGCACGCGGCAACGTGAAATCACCCGGCTCCGTGCCGTGCCGACCCCACTGGGCAAGCAGTTTGCCTTGCGGTGTGAAGTGATTCAGCCGCTGGTAGTGCGGTTCGACAACGATAATGTTGCCATCCTTATCCAAGCCCAGTCCCTTGGCTTTGCCCAGATCGGTTTCCGGCATTTGCCAAGAGAGTAGAAAAACGCCGTCTGGGGAAAACTTCTGTACCCGGCCAGTCATATCCACCACGTACAGGTTGTCCCGCCGATCCACCACCACAGAGCGCGGCTTGTTAAACTCGCCGGGCGCGGTGCCGCGCCGGCCAATGATCACCGCTTTGCTGAAAAACTGGCTTGGGATGGAAGCCTCACGATCGGACGCTGCTGGCTGGCAGCCACCCAAAAGCAGCGTAACCCAGGGCAGTACTAGGTAAACGGCACGGGGGAGTTTTACGAGCCTGGTCCAAGCCAGCCAGACGGCCAACGGCAGGACGGCCAAGGCCAGCAGCCAGAGACACAACGCGTTGACCAACGGGCTGTGTCCGTAATGCAGGAGATTAAACACGCGCAAGGAAACCGTCTCACCACCGGGCGGAATAATCAACACCAGCGTTTCCACGTCCCAGAGGCACAGCAGGTACACCACATACCAGGCCGCCGCCAAACGCGGCCCAGCCTGGGGCCAGATGGCCAAGTGGAATAATGTCCACCCACGCGCGCCTTCGATCCGGGCGGCATCGCACAAGGTTCCGTCAAGCGCGTTCATGGCCAGCCCGGTGCCCTGCCAGGCCGGAGCGGCATAACGAATGACCAGCGCCAGGAGCATGATCCAACCGCTCCGGTACACCGCCTCCAAAACCGGTTGGTTGAAAATATAAATCAAGGCCACACCGAGCAGAACTCCTGGCACAAAAAAACACATCCAAACTGCCGCCGAGGCAAGCCGCCGGATTCCCAATGCCGTTCCGGAGCGGGCCGTTACCTGATTAAATGGATTGCGATTCCTGCCGGGCCAATGCGCCAATCCGCCGAGCACC belongs to Verrucomicrobiota bacterium and includes:
- a CDS encoding 6-bladed beta-propeller; translation: MRSPSGALTTTMRPYGSMNWALLTNSLMVSAGTAILAALAGAMVAVCAAGWPARVRHALLAGAATVLALPPFLVTNCWLDLLGNSGLLHDWLPLKIYSLPGTIWILTLMTWPLSFLAASAALRRLVPEHLEVEPQLRGVRLLSWILWPMVRPTLGAAFLLTFVLALNNVSVPALLQVKVLSSEVWLEFSARLDNLSAIKIGWPLLVAPLLLLWVMSRREIVWPREQLTVPPLLFRQRIGRGIFLVAAILCAALYLVSLIIPLAQLLGNHRMWPHLWPALQSGGPALANSFWLAALCATSVVVLGGLAHWPGRNRNPFNQVTARSGTALGIRRLASAAVWMCFFVPGVLLGVALIYIFNQPVLEAVYRSGWIMLLALVIRYAAPAWQGTGLAMNALDGTLCDAARIEGARGWTLFHLAIWPQAGPRLAAAWYVVYLLCLWDVETLVLIIPPGGETVSLRVFNLLHYGHSPLVNALCLWLLALAVLPLAVWLAWTRLVKLPRAVYLVLPWVTLLLGGCQPAASDREASIPSQFFSKAVIIGRRGTAPGEFNKPRSVVVDRRDNLYVVDMTGRVQKFSPDGVFLLSWQMPETDLGKAKGLGLDKDGNIIVVEPHYQRLNHFTPQGKLLAQWGRHGTEPGDFTLPRAVGVSSRGDFVVSEYTQADRVQVFDAVTKKYLRGWGAAGEQPGYFNRAEGLCLDAQNRIYVADSCNHRVQIFDLNGKWLRAYGRAGAGLGELSYPYDIRVDAAGYQYVCEFGNSRIQIFNALDRPVEILGGPGTRPGQFNNPWGIALDSQGNLYVADALNHRVQKLIRRRTVVWWKPDGIHENAGWDNATGPYPLTSFLSLGERMPVLRLRESAQKFHATYQSFRESVHHASADQAPLEFLNRRLRDSLSQRERARVRGYAATNSQATFKVVRIPRQPGKWAPPA